The following proteins come from a genomic window of Synechococcus sp. NB0720_010:
- the sufC gene encoding Fe-S cluster assembly ATPase SufC — MIRPDAPVLLEIRDLHARVEDKEILKGVNLTIRAGEIHAVMGRNGSGKSTLSKVLAGHPAYTVTGGSVTYRGENLLELDPEQRARTGVFLGFQYPVEIPGVSNLEFLRVATNARRAQKGEEELDTFAFEDLVRERLQVVQMDPAFLDRSVNEGFSGGEKKRNEILQMALLDPLVAILDETDSGLDIDALRIVAGGVNQLASPDNATLLITHYQRLLDAITPDYVHVMAAGRMLRTGGKELALELEERGYDWVDQELAALAAAEVA, encoded by the coding sequence GTGATTCGCCCTGACGCTCCAGTGCTGCTTGAGATCCGGGATCTCCACGCTCGAGTCGAGGACAAGGAGATCCTCAAGGGCGTCAACCTGACCATCCGTGCCGGCGAGATCCATGCGGTGATGGGCCGCAATGGCAGCGGTAAGAGCACCCTCTCCAAGGTCCTGGCTGGTCATCCCGCCTACACCGTCACCGGCGGCAGCGTGACCTACCGCGGCGAGAACCTGCTGGAACTGGATCCCGAGCAACGGGCCCGCACGGGTGTGTTCCTGGGCTTCCAGTACCCGGTGGAAATTCCGGGGGTGAGCAACCTGGAGTTCCTGCGGGTGGCCACCAACGCGCGCCGCGCCCAGAAGGGTGAGGAGGAGCTCGACACCTTCGCGTTTGAAGACCTCGTTCGCGAGCGGCTGCAGGTGGTCCAGATGGATCCCGCCTTCCTTGATCGCTCGGTGAACGAAGGCTTCAGCGGCGGCGAGAAAAAGCGCAACGAGATCCTCCAGATGGCCCTGCTGGATCCCCTGGTGGCGATCCTCGATGAGACCGATTCCGGCCTGGACATCGACGCCCTGCGGATCGTGGCTGGCGGCGTCAATCAGTTGGCGAGTCCCGACAACGCGACCCTGCTGATCACCCACTACCAGCGCTTGCTCGACGCCATCACCCCGGACTATGTCCACGTGATGGCGGCCGGGCGGATGCTGCGCACCGGCGGCAAAGAACTGGCCCTGGAGCTTGAAGAGCGCGGCTACGACTGGGTGGACCAGGAACTGGCCGCCTTGGCCGCCGCGGAGGTGGCCTGA
- a CDS encoding ferredoxin-thioredoxin reductase catalytic domain-containing protein, protein MSAAPSPSASDSLEVIRKFAETYAQRTGTYFCSDPSVTAVVLEGLARHKDELGGALCPCRHYEDKEAEVAQAFWNCPCVPMRERKECHCMLFLTEDNPFRGENQTISMEDVKAHTGG, encoded by the coding sequence ATGTCTGCAGCCCCCTCCCCGTCAGCCAGCGACAGCCTTGAGGTGATCCGCAAGTTTGCGGAGACCTACGCCCAGCGCACGGGGACCTATTTCTGCAGCGATCCCAGCGTGACGGCTGTCGTGCTCGAGGGTCTGGCCCGTCACAAGGACGAGCTGGGCGGCGCTCTGTGCCCCTGCCGCCACTACGAAGACAAGGAGGCCGAGGTGGCGCAGGCCTTCTGGAACTGCCCTTGCGTGCCGATGCGTGAGCGCAAGGAATGCCACTGCATGCTGTTTTTGACCGAGGACAATCCCTTCCGCGGTGAGAACCAGACCATCTCGATGGAAGACGTCAAAGCCCATACGGGCGGTTGA
- the sufB gene encoding Fe-S cluster assembly protein SufB, with protein MSNAQAVGDLVSQPYKYGFVTDIETEKIAKGLSEDVVRLISSKKDEPSFLLDFRLRAYRQWLQMEEPDWAALGYPPIDYQDVVYYAAPKQQEKKTSLDEVDPKLLETFDKLGIPLSEQKRLSNVAVDAVFDSVSIATTYKEKLAEHGVVFCSISEAVKEYPELIERYLGTVVPSNDNYFAALNSAVFSDGSFVFIPKGVECPMELSTYFRINSGDTGQFERTLIVAEEGASVSYLEGCTAPMFDTNQLHAAVVELVVLDDASIKYSTVQNWYAGDENGVGGIYNFVTKRGQCRGARSKISWTQVETGSAITWKYPSCVLQGADSVGEFYSVALTNNMQQADTGTKMIHVGPRTRSTIVSKGISAGRSSNSYRGLVQIGPKATGAKNYSQCDSMLIGDQAAANTYPYIRSQQPQAAVEHEASTCRISEDQLFYLQSRGIGFEEAVSMMVSGFCRDVFNQLPMEFAAEADKLLALKLEGSVG; from the coding sequence ATGAGTAACGCTCAGGCCGTTGGTGATTTAGTCAGCCAGCCGTACAAGTACGGCTTCGTCACTGACATCGAAACCGAGAAGATCGCCAAGGGCCTCAGCGAGGACGTGGTGCGTCTGATTTCCAGCAAGAAGGACGAGCCGTCTTTCCTGTTGGACTTCCGCCTGCGGGCCTATCGCCAGTGGCTCCAGATGGAGGAACCGGACTGGGCCGCTTTGGGCTACCCGCCCATCGACTACCAAGACGTCGTTTATTACGCCGCCCCCAAGCAGCAAGAGAAGAAGACCAGCCTCGATGAGGTGGATCCGAAGCTGCTGGAAACCTTTGACAAGCTTGGAATCCCCCTAAGCGAGCAAAAACGGCTGTCCAACGTCGCTGTTGACGCCGTCTTCGACAGTGTCTCGATCGCCACGACCTACAAGGAAAAGCTGGCTGAGCACGGTGTCGTCTTCTGCTCGATCAGCGAGGCCGTCAAGGAATACCCCGAGCTCATCGAGCGCTATCTGGGGACGGTGGTCCCGAGCAACGACAACTATTTCGCGGCGCTGAATTCAGCTGTCTTCAGTGACGGCTCCTTCGTCTTCATTCCCAAGGGCGTCGAATGCCCGATGGAGCTGTCGACCTATTTCCGGATTAACTCGGGAGACACCGGGCAGTTCGAGCGCACCTTGATCGTTGCGGAAGAGGGTGCCTCCGTGAGCTACCTCGAGGGTTGCACCGCCCCGATGTTCGACACCAACCAACTGCATGCGGCAGTGGTGGAACTGGTGGTGCTTGATGACGCCTCGATCAAGTACTCGACCGTTCAGAACTGGTACGCCGGTGATGAGAACGGTGTGGGCGGCATCTACAACTTCGTGACCAAGCGCGGTCAGTGCCGTGGTGCCCGCAGCAAGATCAGCTGGACCCAGGTGGAAACCGGTTCAGCGATCACCTGGAAGTACCCCAGTTGCGTGCTCCAGGGCGCCGATTCGGTGGGCGAGTTCTACTCGGTGGCCCTGACCAACAACATGCAGCAGGCCGACACCGGCACAAAGATGATCCACGTGGGCCCGCGCACCCGCTCGACGATCGTCAGCAAGGGCATCAGCGCTGGGCGCTCGTCCAACAGCTACCGCGGTCTGGTCCAGATCGGACCGAAAGCCACCGGCGCCAAGAACTACAGCCAGTGCGACTCGATGTTGATTGGCGATCAAGCCGCCGCCAACACCTATCCCTATATCCGCTCCCAGCAGCCCCAGGCCGCTGTTGAGCACGAGGCCAGCACCTGCCGTATCTCAGAAGATCAGCTCTTCTATCTGCAGAGCCGCGGCATCGGTTTTGAAGAGGCCGTCTCGATGATGGTCAGCGGCTTCTGCCGCGATGTCTTCAACCAGCTGCCGATGGAGTTCGCCGCCGAGGCGGACAAGTTGCTGGCCCTGAAGCTTGAGGGCTCAGTCGGTTAA
- a CDS encoding DUF4912 domain-containing protein, producing the protein MTQALTSLARMTLRQLRQVASELGVTLYSRKTKAELVDAIGERQADISSVEQEHSPPPKTIDSTRVVFLPRDPQWAYVFWEISESDRQQAFKDGASQLCLRVADVTGVSDGGVHPHTLQEVPVDSHATEWYLPVPLSDRDYRVELGYRVNAGGWISLAYSSIARVPALHPSEQILDQFVPFSLEAPLGQVDAAGIASQPATTPDNGLHERLYQTATSFGRTMGRGSEAFHELEGASGSGLNASGAGLWASGRNESGSGVVGQRKRAFWLVADAELIVYGATDPSARLSIGGEEVPLSSDGTFRVQVPFRDGEQVYAIEAIAADGEQKRNITLNFDRSTPEDNSNPSDQAVAEWF; encoded by the coding sequence GTGACCCAAGCCCTGACCTCATTGGCCCGCATGACCTTGCGCCAGCTGCGCCAGGTGGCCAGTGAACTGGGCGTGACGCTCTACAGCCGCAAAACCAAGGCTGAACTGGTCGATGCCATCGGCGAGCGCCAGGCCGACATCAGCAGCGTCGAGCAAGAACACAGCCCTCCGCCGAAAACCATCGACAGCACGCGCGTCGTCTTTCTACCGCGTGATCCCCAGTGGGCCTATGTCTTCTGGGAAATCTCTGAAAGCGATCGCCAGCAGGCCTTCAAGGATGGAGCCAGCCAGCTCTGCCTGCGGGTCGCCGATGTCACTGGGGTGAGCGATGGAGGCGTGCACCCGCACACCCTGCAGGAAGTGCCCGTCGATAGCCACGCCACCGAGTGGTACCTGCCCGTGCCGCTCAGTGATCGCGACTACCGGGTCGAACTTGGCTACCGGGTCAACGCTGGTGGCTGGATCTCCCTGGCCTATTCGTCGATCGCGCGGGTGCCTGCGCTCCACCCCAGCGAACAAATCCTGGATCAGTTCGTTCCCTTCTCGCTCGAGGCCCCGCTGGGCCAGGTGGATGCCGCTGGGATCGCCAGCCAACCCGCCACCACTCCAGACAACGGTCTGCACGAGCGCCTCTATCAAACCGCCACCAGCTTTGGACGGACGATGGGACGGGGCTCGGAGGCCTTCCATGAACTCGAGGGCGCCAGTGGCTCTGGCCTCAACGCGTCCGGTGCCGGCCTCTGGGCCAGCGGCCGCAATGAATCCGGCAGTGGCGTGGTCGGTCAACGCAAGCGCGCCTTCTGGTTGGTCGCCGATGCTGAGCTGATCGTCTACGGAGCCACCGATCCCTCCGCCCGCCTGAGCATTGGCGGCGAGGAGGTTCCCCTCTCCAGCGACGGCACCTTCCGGGTTCAGGTCCCCTTCCGCGATGGCGAGCAGGTCTATGCCATCGAGGCGATTGCGGCCGATGGCGAGCAGAAGCGCAATATCACCTTGAATTTCGATCGCAGCACACCCGAGGACAACAGCAACCCCAGCGACCAAGCTGTGGCCGAGTGGTTCTGA
- a CDS encoding DMT family transporter, protein MLSGVLAALAGALCWTLASSLWRRLPTALSASQLNLLKNALALLLLLPLLGASGVGFLWSDPWAFWLLVASGVLGIAIGDSLFFAALRRIGTRRTLTLDAGGPAVTALLGMAALAESPSLLQWLGIALITAALALVAGHDAGAPRSRAWGLGVALALGALAFGSGGAVLARAALRSGAIDPLQAAALRLLAATLVLLPLLPSLLQRRQGPLPQRRRWPLGILATLLGTSAGIALQQTALQQLPGALAVSLLATAPVMALPLASLEGDRPCWRGALAALMGLAGVSCVVA, encoded by the coding sequence GTGCTCAGCGGAGTCCTGGCGGCCTTGGCGGGAGCCCTGTGTTGGACCCTTGCCAGCAGTCTTTGGCGGCGCTTGCCAACGGCCCTCAGCGCCAGCCAGCTCAATCTGCTTAAAAACGCTCTGGCGCTGCTGTTGCTGCTGCCGCTTTTGGGCGCGTCCGGCGTTGGCTTCCTATGGAGCGATCCCTGGGCCTTCTGGCTGCTGGTCGCCAGTGGGGTTCTCGGCATTGCCATTGGCGACAGCCTCTTCTTTGCCGCCCTGCGCCGCATCGGAACCCGGCGCACTCTGACCCTTGATGCGGGCGGTCCCGCGGTGACGGCGCTCTTGGGCATGGCGGCTCTGGCCGAGAGCCCCAGCCTTCTGCAATGGCTGGGGATTGCCCTGATCACAGCGGCCCTGGCTCTGGTGGCAGGCCATGATGCCGGGGCTCCTCGCTCGCGGGCCTGGGGCCTGGGGGTTGCGCTGGCCCTGGGGGCCTTAGCCTTCGGCAGTGGCGGAGCCGTCTTGGCCAGGGCGGCCCTGCGCTCCGGTGCGATCGATCCGCTGCAGGCGGCCGCGCTGCGCCTCTTGGCCGCAACTCTCGTCCTGCTGCCGCTGCTGCCGTCTCTGCTGCAGCGACGTCAGGGGCCGCTCCCGCAGCGGCGGCGTTGGCCCCTGGGGATCCTCGCTACCTTGCTGGGGACCAGCGCCGGGATTGCCCTGCAGCAAACCGCCCTGCAGCAGTTGCCGGGGGCGTTGGCGGTGTCACTCCTGGCGACCGCTCCGGTGATGGCGCTCCCCTTGGCCTCCCTGGAGGGGGACCGCCCCTGCTGGCGAGGGGCCCTGGCGGCCCTGATGGGCCTGGCTGGGGTCAGTTGTGTGGTGGCTTAA
- a CDS encoding SufS family cysteine desulfurase, translating to MSSSSSLMSVPAVDLAAQTRQDFPLLAQTACLGQPLIYLDHAATSQKPHQVLDALRHYYDHDNANVHRGAHQLSARATEGFEGARAKAAAFIGASSPNEIVFTRNASEAINLVARSWGEANLRPGDEVLLTVMEHHSNLVPWQLLADRTGCVLRHAGLSESGELDLEDLRSKITDRTRLVSLVQVSNTLGCLNPISQVAALAHAAGALVLVDACQSLPHLPVNVKELDADFLVGSSHKLCGPTGMGFLWGREALLEAMPPFLGGGEMIQDVYLDHSSWAGLPHKFEAGTPAIGEAIGMGAALDYLQALGLDRIHAWEQQLTAHLFGRLQAIDGLTVLGPTPEQQPDRAALAAFHVEGVHANDIAALLDSAGICIRSGHHCTQPLHRHYGLSASARASLSFTTTIEEIDRFAEELQGTISFLREHS from the coding sequence ATGAGCAGCTCCTCCAGCCTGATGAGCGTTCCTGCTGTTGATTTGGCCGCCCAGACGCGGCAGGACTTCCCCCTGCTGGCCCAGACGGCCTGCTTGGGGCAGCCGTTGATCTATCTCGATCACGCCGCCACCAGCCAGAAGCCCCATCAGGTCCTGGATGCCCTGCGGCACTACTACGACCACGACAACGCCAACGTTCACCGGGGCGCACACCAGCTCAGCGCCCGCGCCACCGAGGGCTTTGAGGGGGCTCGGGCCAAGGCTGCGGCCTTCATCGGCGCCTCCAGTCCCAACGAAATCGTCTTCACCCGCAACGCCAGTGAGGCGATCAACCTGGTGGCCCGCAGTTGGGGTGAAGCCAACCTGCGCCCGGGCGATGAGGTGCTGCTGACGGTGATGGAGCACCACAGCAACCTGGTGCCCTGGCAACTGCTGGCGGATCGCACCGGCTGCGTGCTGCGCCATGCCGGCCTGAGCGAGAGCGGTGAGCTCGACCTAGAGGACCTGCGCAGCAAGATCACCGACCGCACGCGGCTGGTGAGCCTGGTGCAGGTCAGCAACACCCTGGGCTGCCTCAATCCGATCAGCCAGGTGGCGGCCCTGGCCCATGCCGCCGGTGCCCTGGTGCTGGTGGATGCCTGCCAGAGCCTTCCCCACCTGCCGGTCAACGTCAAGGAGCTGGACGCCGACTTTTTGGTGGGCAGCTCCCACAAGCTCTGCGGTCCCACGGGGATGGGATTCCTCTGGGGCAGGGAGGCCCTGCTGGAGGCCATGCCTCCTTTCCTCGGCGGCGGCGAGATGATCCAGGACGTCTACCTGGACCACAGCAGCTGGGCTGGGCTACCCCACAAATTTGAGGCCGGCACCCCCGCCATCGGTGAGGCGATCGGTATGGGCGCGGCCCTGGACTACCTCCAGGCCCTGGGTCTCGATCGCATCCATGCCTGGGAGCAGCAGCTCACGGCCCATCTGTTTGGGCGTCTGCAGGCCATCGATGGCCTGACGGTTCTTGGCCCCACGCCGGAGCAGCAGCCGGATCGGGCGGCCCTGGCGGCCTTCCATGTCGAGGGTGTCCACGCCAACGACATCGCTGCCCTGCTGGACTCCGCTGGCATCTGCATCCGCAGCGGCCACCACTGCACCCAGCCCCTGCATCGCCACTACGGCCTTAGTGCCTCAGCCCGGGCCAGCCTGAGCTTCACCACGACGATCGAGGAGATCGATCGCTTCGCGGAGGAACTGCAGGGAACCATCAGCTTCCTGCGCGAGCACAGCTAG
- a CDS encoding phosphatidylserine/phosphatidylglycerophosphate/cardiolipin synthase family protein yields the protein MLQRPAFSSLLTLACLLQGCGSAGQLIGAEQAPALVQHPQIRAAFNHREDRGYISPISRQWRAGEDLEALLIEAIRSAESEVLMAVQELSLPAIAQALVEQHRRGIPVKVALENLYSQPWSSQHEAELSPHQRQRHRQLRALADQNGDGQLSETERQQGDAVAILQRAGVPLLDDTADGSKGSGLMHSKYLVVDGQTVVTGSANFTASGLHGDPGAPRTRGNANHLLQIESPALAALFREDFERMWGDGPGGQPDSRFGLRKGQHAPQRIRVGSSEVEVLFAPHRRSDPNNGLALIASVLAEARESIDLALFVFSAQSLTDQMAERLAQQVRLRLVADPGFASRPFSEVLDLLGVAMADRDCKIETNNQPLERAAEGIGTPQLARGDKLHHKFAVIDGKTVITGSFNWSPSAAHQNDEVLLVIRSPQVAAHFTREMDRLWRTADLGITERLRRKLERNRQRCGSGVERI from the coding sequence ATGCTGCAGCGGCCCGCTTTCAGCAGCCTGCTAACCCTGGCCTGCCTGCTGCAGGGCTGCGGCAGCGCCGGGCAACTGATCGGCGCCGAGCAGGCGCCAGCCCTGGTGCAGCACCCACAGATCAGGGCAGCCTTCAACCACCGGGAGGACCGCGGCTACATCAGCCCGATCAGCCGCCAGTGGCGAGCGGGTGAGGACCTCGAGGCGCTACTGATCGAAGCGATCCGCTCTGCAGAGTCCGAGGTTCTGATGGCCGTTCAGGAGCTCTCCCTCCCGGCCATCGCCCAGGCCCTGGTCGAGCAACACCGACGGGGCATCCCGGTAAAGGTGGCTCTGGAGAACCTCTACAGCCAACCCTGGAGCAGCCAGCACGAAGCCGAGCTCAGCCCCCATCAGCGGCAACGCCACCGGCAGCTGCGCGCCTTAGCAGACCAAAACGGCGACGGACAACTCTCGGAGACCGAGCGGCAGCAGGGCGATGCCGTGGCCATCCTGCAGCGCGCGGGCGTCCCCCTGCTGGATGACACCGCCGATGGCAGCAAGGGCAGCGGCCTGATGCACAGCAAGTACCTGGTGGTCGATGGGCAGACCGTGGTGACGGGGTCGGCCAACTTCACCGCCTCAGGCCTCCATGGGGACCCGGGCGCGCCCCGAACCCGCGGGAACGCCAACCACCTGCTGCAGATCGAGAGCCCAGCTTTGGCCGCACTCTTCCGCGAGGACTTTGAGCGGATGTGGGGAGACGGGCCCGGCGGGCAACCCGATAGCCGCTTTGGCCTGAGGAAAGGTCAGCACGCGCCTCAGCGCATCCGTGTGGGAAGCAGCGAGGTGGAGGTGCTGTTTGCGCCCCATCGCCGCAGTGATCCCAACAACGGGCTGGCCTTGATCGCTTCCGTCCTCGCGGAGGCACGGGAGAGCATCGATCTAGCCCTGTTTGTCTTCTCCGCGCAGTCACTCACCGACCAAATGGCCGAGCGACTGGCGCAGCAGGTGCGGCTGCGGCTTGTTGCGGATCCGGGCTTTGCCAGCCGTCCCTTCTCTGAAGTCCTTGATCTCCTGGGGGTCGCCATGGCTGATCGCGACTGCAAGATCGAGACGAACAATCAACCGCTCGAGCGGGCAGCCGAAGGCATCGGCACACCGCAGCTAGCCCGCGGCGACAAACTGCACCACAAGTTCGCTGTCATCGACGGCAAGACCGTCATCACTGGCAGCTTCAACTGGTCGCCGTCTGCCGCCCATCAAAACGACGAGGTACTCCTCGTAATCCGCTCCCCGCAGGTCGCCGCCCACTTCACCCGTGAAATGGATCGCCTCTGGCGCACTGCCGATCTAGGCATCACAGAACGACTGCGGCGCAAACTCGAACGCAACCGCCAGCGCTGCGGCAGTGGCGTGGAGCGGATTTAG
- the sufR gene encoding iron-sulfur cluster biosynthesis transcriptional regulator SufR, whose amino-acid sequence MSVSAQSPTREAALSLMLRQGELTAAQLAEALQVSVQVMRRHLRSLEDEGLVEASPASEGQGRPSNRWRLTSHGRGHFPNGSEHFALGLLSSMTANLPSGMVEELLERQASDKAEDYRRHIGAGTVLERLERLVELRRREGYVAEFHAEPGQDSWVLSEFHCSVQSIAQQFPCVCDQELELIRQTFPDCKVDRVHWLLEGNQACGFRLTPC is encoded by the coding sequence ATGAGCGTCTCCGCCCAGTCACCGACACGCGAAGCCGCTCTCAGCCTGATGTTGCGGCAGGGGGAGCTCACGGCTGCCCAGCTCGCCGAGGCGCTTCAGGTGTCGGTCCAAGTCATGCGGCGCCATCTGCGCTCCTTAGAAGACGAGGGTTTGGTGGAAGCCAGTCCCGCCAGCGAGGGCCAAGGTCGGCCCAGCAACCGCTGGCGCCTGACTAGCCATGGACGCGGACACTTCCCCAACGGCAGCGAACATTTCGCCCTGGGCCTCCTGAGCTCGATGACCGCCAACCTGCCCAGCGGAATGGTCGAGGAGCTGCTCGAGCGGCAGGCCAGCGACAAGGCCGAGGACTACCGCAGACACATCGGCGCCGGCACGGTCCTGGAACGGCTGGAGCGCTTGGTGGAGCTGCGGCGGCGAGAGGGTTACGTCGCCGAGTTCCACGCCGAACCAGGCCAGGACAGCTGGGTACTGAGCGAGTTCCACTGCTCGGTTCAGTCCATCGCCCAGCAATTCCCCTGCGTCTGCGATCAGGAACTGGAGCTGATCAGACAGACCTTCCCCGATTGCAAGGTCGATCGGGTCCACTGGCTGCTCGAGGGCAACCAGGCCTGCGGATTCCGCCTGACGCCGTGCTGA
- the sufD gene encoding Fe-S cluster assembly protein SufD, which translates to MTASLSAPTQRAAWLEQWLSQLPAASGALAAVQQRGRAALAQQGVPSSRSEDWRFTDLSLLQALPLAAAQPAQPTLEAGGSVLRLQLDGQSDPLAGVTLPAGLEVLSEAELAQGLGHTLAATGCQQHWPVELNQASATQVLALRVKSRASAALELVSASAGGMLPLRILLVLEEKAQLDLSQLIEARAAGLVSLVIEAHLARSAQLRHGLVAFGQSDAALFSHIAVEQEPESQAALSNVAAGWGLARHEPRLVQVQGQAHSLLRGLQLVGGQQIADTHSFVQFSGPEGELDQVHKAVAAGQGRSVFNGAVRVPREAQQTNAAQLSRNLLLSDRARIDTKPELEIVADDVKCAHGATVSSLQTDELFYLQSRGIGAEQAAGLLKRAFCEEVLRALPEPARQWCPLEQLELESA; encoded by the coding sequence ATGACCGCCAGCCTCAGCGCCCCCACCCAACGGGCAGCTTGGCTGGAGCAATGGCTCTCCCAGCTCCCTGCCGCCTCGGGTGCCCTGGCGGCTGTGCAGCAGCGCGGTCGCGCTGCCCTGGCCCAGCAGGGCGTTCCCTCCTCGCGCAGTGAGGATTGGCGCTTCACTGACCTGAGCCTGCTGCAGGCGCTTCCCTTGGCGGCGGCTCAGCCTGCCCAGCCCACTCTCGAGGCCGGCGGGTCCGTGCTGCGCTTGCAGCTCGATGGCCAAAGCGATCCCCTGGCGGGGGTGACCCTGCCCGCAGGGCTTGAGGTCCTCAGCGAGGCGGAACTGGCCCAAGGGTTGGGCCACACCCTGGCGGCCACGGGCTGTCAGCAGCACTGGCCGGTGGAACTCAATCAGGCCAGCGCCACGCAGGTCCTGGCCCTTCGGGTCAAGAGCCGAGCCTCGGCGGCCCTGGAGCTGGTCAGCGCTAGCGCCGGGGGCATGCTTCCCCTGCGGATCCTGCTGGTGCTGGAGGAGAAAGCCCAGCTGGATCTCTCTCAGCTGATCGAGGCCCGGGCCGCGGGTCTGGTCAGCCTGGTGATCGAGGCCCACCTGGCCCGCAGCGCCCAGCTGCGCCATGGCCTGGTGGCCTTTGGCCAAAGCGATGCCGCCCTGTTCAGTCACATCGCCGTTGAGCAAGAGCCGGAAAGCCAGGCTGCCCTCAGCAACGTCGCTGCGGGTTGGGGACTAGCCCGGCACGAGCCGCGGTTGGTGCAGGTCCAGGGTCAGGCCCACTCGCTCCTGCGCGGTCTGCAGTTGGTGGGCGGTCAGCAGATCGCTGACACCCACAGCTTTGTCCAGTTCTCTGGCCCCGAAGGGGAGCTCGATCAGGTCCACAAGGCGGTGGCCGCCGGCCAGGGCCGCAGCGTCTTTAACGGCGCTGTGCGTGTGCCCCGGGAAGCCCAGCAGACCAACGCGGCGCAGTTGAGCCGCAACCTGCTGCTCTCGGATCGGGCCCGGATCGATACCAAACCCGAGCTTGAGATCGTCGCCGATGACGTCAAGTGCGCCCATGGCGCCACGGTCAGCAGCCTGCAAACCGATGAGCTCTTCTATCTCCAGAGCCGCGGTATTGGCGCGGAGCAGGCCGCCGGCCTGCTGAAGCGCGCCTTCTGCGAAGAGGTCCTGCGCGCCCTGCCGGAGCCCGCGCGCCAGTGGTGCCCCCTGGAACAGCTGGAGCTGGAATCGGCATGA
- a CDS encoding phycobilisome rod-core linker polypeptide, whose translation MALPLLKYAPTTQNSRVEGLRVGSDEDPKAVSMDKAMDREDQNFVIEAAYRQIFFHAFKVDRDLTLESQVRNGQITVRDFIRSLCLSDTFNRSFYTLNSNYKVARHLVEKLLGRQTHGKAEEIAWSAVLMTRGVKGMVDDILDSEEYLNAFGYDTVPYHRNRVVGSRDLGETPFNITSPRYDAYYRGILGFPQIVYTGTARKLPERSLQRRGGFPQDYMPWVRTLPALRGANASGSADIDYLSKVPYRSLGR comes from the coding sequence GTGGCCCTTCCTCTTCTGAAGTACGCGCCCACCACGCAGAACTCGCGTGTTGAAGGCCTGCGTGTGGGCTCGGATGAGGATCCGAAAGCCGTATCCATGGACAAGGCCATGGACCGCGAAGACCAGAACTTCGTGATCGAAGCGGCTTACCGCCAAATCTTCTTCCACGCCTTCAAGGTGGACCGTGACCTCACCCTGGAAAGCCAGGTGCGGAACGGCCAGATCACGGTGCGCGATTTCATCCGCTCGCTGTGCCTCTCGGACACCTTCAACCGCAGCTTCTACACGCTGAACAGCAACTACAAGGTGGCTCGCCACCTCGTCGAAAAGCTGCTGGGTCGCCAAACCCACGGCAAGGCTGAAGAGATCGCCTGGTCCGCTGTGCTGATGACCCGCGGCGTCAAGGGCATGGTTGACGACATCCTCGACAGTGAGGAGTACCTGAACGCCTTCGGTTACGACACCGTTCCCTACCACCGCAACCGCGTGGTCGGCAGCCGTGACCTGGGCGAGACCCCCTTCAACATCACCAGCCCCCGATACGACGCCTACTACCGCGGCATCCTCGGGTTCCCCCAGATCGTTTACACCGGCACCGCCCGCAAGCTGCCCGAGCGCTCCCTGCAGCGCCGCGGTGGTTTCCCGCAGGACTACATGCCCTGGGTGCGCACTCTGCCTGCCCTGCGCGGTGCCAACGCCAGCGGCAGTGCCGATATCGATTACCTCTCGAAAGTCCCCTACCGCAGCCTCGGCCGCTGA
- a CDS encoding phycobiliprotein lyase, translated as MTLAIEDALSFFQLSCGRWRSQRSVHHLLHRRAEAGGSLIVVEELERTDQRLAEIAALHGQDPAGLVGGCWVRWSASMAWDKAGEDHTGESVIGLIPTDERGRSGLLLRDLGYAEKAPASSLFSMDERDGLLLSTEYETMNVWERFAFAGPNVRVRSSTVEGLSNNASFCIETRCEVSGSEQPSAKPQSAESTSAEPALSLLGW; from the coding sequence GTGACCCTTGCGATTGAGGATGCCCTCAGCTTTTTCCAGCTGAGCTGCGGCCGCTGGCGCTCCCAGCGCAGCGTCCATCACCTGCTGCACCGCCGCGCCGAAGCCGGAGGCTCGCTGATCGTGGTGGAGGAACTGGAGCGCACGGACCAGCGCCTGGCCGAGATCGCCGCACTCCACGGCCAGGATCCGGCTGGCCTGGTGGGGGGCTGCTGGGTGCGCTGGAGCGCCTCGATGGCCTGGGACAAAGCCGGCGAGGACCACACCGGCGAAAGCGTGATCGGCCTGATCCCAACCGACGAGCGCGGCCGCTCTGGACTGCTGTTGCGGGATCTGGGCTACGCGGAGAAAGCCCCCGCCAGCTCTCTGTTCTCGATGGATGAGCGGGACGGCCTGCTGCTGAGCACGGAGTACGAAACGATGAACGTCTGGGAGCGGTTTGCCTTCGCCGGCCCCAACGTCCGCGTGCGCAGCAGCACGGTCGAGGGGCTCTCCAACAACGCCTCGTTCTGCATCGAAACCCGCTGCGAGGTCAGCGGCAGTGAGCAACCCAGCGCCAAGCCCCAAAGCGCCGAAAGCACCAGTGCGGAGCCGGCCTTGTCGCTGCTGGGCTGGTGA